The Aedes aegypti strain LVP_AGWG chromosome 1, AaegL5.0 Primary Assembly, whole genome shotgun sequence sequence AAAAGGTTATAAGTTTCGTATCTCAGAAATTTGACTCAGCTAAACAAAATTATTCGGCCACTGAGAAGGAAGCGTTGGTCGTTTTGATGGATTTGGAAAAGATCCGTGGCTATGTTGAAGGTAGCCACTTCACTTTGGTGACCGATGCTTCCGCTCTTCAGTATATTTGCGTCCTCCTTAGTAAAACCGaacttaaaaaattgaaatatacccaaaaatagcaggTGTTCGCAAAACTTAGTTAAAACGCAACATGTTGGCGACTTTTATCGCTTGATCAGGCGATATTTCGCTAAAATCAAAGGATATATGTGGATTTTagcaatttgaacatttttcctcGAGATAATAATATATggctcgaacttttgcctcgctgatttgaacttttgtcccactatGTGCCAAAAATAGTTTCGAagtatttatgcaaaaaataatacatctcgaagcatccttatgatgaGGCTAACTTTGCCTTTAGATGAATAATCGAATAAGAAATGATTTTACTTTCGTTCCATGCAATGAAATTTCGactgaaaattacaattttaacgTCTAAGAACAACAATTAgccatattttttctaaatcacAACCGGTTTCCATAATATTTGGAGTGTAAGTCCTTTAACTGAATAGCATTCGCACCACCATGACATGTACAAGATAAGTATTGAATGAGCTAGAGATTTCAAAAAGtcactcttgccccactcgaacttttgccctacttAAATCCAACAATGTCTtgaaaagtttctgaaagaagATGGAATGGTTGCGGATCTTCCAAACAAACATTTAATTTATGCTCAATGCATTCCACTTAAATTAGCTATGAAAAGTTTcagtattttctgattttcttttcttttatttttttctgaaaaatctttTTGGAAATATCTAATGTTTCGACAGTTCCCATAAACTAGGAAGCCTATTGAAGTAGTCGAACAAATAGTTGGATGTATTGTAAATTTTAGGTTATGTTTTATAATAATTCCTTTAAGAATATGTATGCCGAATACCTCACGAAATCGTAtagaatttcaaaaagaatgcttttggaattttctggtATGTTGAATGAAAAGGAAAActgagatcgcagcaagccgtgcgcgcaggcggctgcgttttgaattttgtgtcacgtttTTTTGTGTCGTTTTTTTTATCTCCTGTGTGTGTGTTAAGCGTGTTGATTGAAACATTGAATGTGGTTCGTGGATGCTCGGTTCAGGATAGGTTATGAACTACAGTTTTATGTCTGCGGTGCGTGCATTTTCATGGGCAGTGCCAAGTTACGGCTCACACTATTGTTCATTAATAGAAAAGCAAGGGATTGCAGATGAATTTCGAAAATGGAATTTTGTGAGTTTgatctgatcagcagcgcatgatcacaatgcgtaaatattaaccatttgtcggccaAAACGTCTACCAAtcgtatcctatggcactaccctttgcatcaacattccacaacatcccgtaacacctatgagaggtcgtagagttctctgcatcttttttaaggtgaaacatctcggaatccaaagatggccgtctctatggccgacttgtgtccctactcacgttttcaaaggcactaaactggataATTAGTTGACAAACGTgatcctgatcttcttattttaagtttTCTGCCAGTgcacaaagttaaaataaaaagtgcactgttgttgaatgctttcttcgcgagatttgtgcctttgaagttttagtgctatcttagaagttgattccaagctgtttcaccttaagtaggtgttcaatcaatcatcctttcccattccccagctttcgtttattggaggatgcgtcaatctcgtctaagagttagaggttagtcccaaatttctgactttggtaacggacgggaaggaggcaaccctcatacaatgatctaggactgtaccacctatgAATTtatgcgaaatgcttaatgctaatgctaatgttgaatgaaaagaaaaactaaaattatCCTTGAATTGACTTGTGGCGTACAAATGGAGGTTTGCCAAGGACTACGTTCATTTTACTGATAAAGTGTAGTCCACAGCTGACAAGAAAAGTGCTCAAGAAAATAAATATgctttttaccaaagtaattttgacagctgatctcCAAGGAGCGAAATATCACTTTTACTTGTGGAATAATAATTATCAATTATGGAGCGGAACATTTATTTGGCCgatacgctgatcataagtactgtgcaaaaggataggacaagaaacggtcaaggaatgaacCACGCATTTCGCACGGAAAAAaagacagctccatttgatttgtacggcaggcgttaccaaCGTTACGACATCGACTCTTCTAAACAGTGCCGCCTGCTCAATGAATTTCGATAGCGACATTATTTGTTAACCGTTGTTGTCCTATCGTTTTGCACAGTACTTTTCAGCTGTGGACTACGCTCGAACTATTTGATTACAAACTGTTGCTCTAGTGAGTGAGTAATCAATTGAGCAAGTTTTTAGCTTAACCGAATGTCTGATTcttcagatttatgctcttaaaATCTAGTTATGGCTTCGTTTCATATTCATCTGAACTGATGAAAACTCGTTTGAACTTGAATCTAACGTTTGAACCTACGAAAAGAGATAATCAATTATAAAATGTATTCAGTTTGAAAACAGAAGGACACTTTAATTACAAAGGAGAACAGAACGGCATATGATCAAAAAGGATACCATCTTTTCTTCGTAATATGACTTCTTCCTGTCCAAAGAAATATCCAAAAGCGCTTTACACTTGTGAATGCGttattttgaatcaaattacACAGCCGTTCACGAGGTTTTATCGATTATGATCTATAACGACCAAATTGGATTTAATCAACGGCAACAGTCGCTTGGAAACTGTTTCAATGCTTTGTTTTGCGACCAGGATTGGAAACGTTTGTTTAGTGAAGGCACATCAGTATGTGCATATATCCAAATAGTAATAACTCATTCGAAACAAGGAAATGAAGTTGTAATGAACTAAAATGGAAAGGATTAAATGATGAGACTGTGAAAACTAGAGAATACCTGGCAATATCTATGTATGATGATGTGGTGGTGAAAATGAGAGTATCACATTACGCCGTGAAATAGTTTTGAATAGATTTGTATGCACAGCAGCACTAACGTTGAGCTTTGTATGAAATGTAAACCAATTGCTTCCAGGGTtcgccaacattttttttttgttccataaTTAGCTCATATTGGCATAGCATATATAGCAAGCGCGGTATATTTCGCCATCCTATTAGCTGTATGGGTAGTGCTGCTGTAAAATGCTTCATCAGATTTCAGCACCTGAGGGGAAGATCGATCCAAATTATGTGCTCATGCTGAGTGGCTTTTGTGCTGGTGTCGTGAGGAGGTGTGCTTTACATTGCGTTTACAGCCATTCCTCCATGTGAGATGTACCTTGCGTCTCCATAATAATTGTTGGTATACGCTAGAGCACTAAATACCATTCGTAAGGTAGTAAACCAAAACGTACAAAAGTGTAAAATTTAGTGCTTCATCCCGACCGGGTTGAATTGAAACCAATTAACCTAAATCtcatatcacagacaaacagacgtatcaCTTAGAacaatttccttcgaaatccatCGCCCATTTCACACATGCGGTgggcatgttgcacgaaatacgATTATGTGCAACGATGTCTGCAGATGGCACTAGGTGCAACATTGGAAATTTAAAATGACTGTTTAAAGTGTGATCGATGGAAAATTCATAAGGGTCACGTCAGTTTGTCTGTGCTCATATGGTACGCACAATTCTACGCGGATTCCATCTTCGAAGTGTTAATTCGGAACCCACATGGAGCGACAGCTGTAATCAGTTTGCAGGAGTGGTAGACCCTATGGATTTAGATCCCTAGAAGCACGCAAAACTCAAATCTAGTAGGTCTACTGTGTTGGAAAAGCTGTGTGCTATGTTTTTGGACAGAGAATGAACCTGGGAAGCGGCAGGTAAAGTGTACCCATTTTCAATCATGTATCAGCGAGCGGATGTGAGAGCTCGACTGGCGCACGGATGAAAAGGATAATTGGCCATCAGGAATTCAAAGTGTATCACGTATCGCTTCGTGTTATATTTGTGTTTGGCGTCGGTTTTGTTTGCTTTCATAAAAATAGTCATGATGTGGCTTCATGGTTTCATTTAGCTCAGGAACTATCCTCATGCTCTGCctacacttttttttctttcctcGTACGCTACCCAATGAAGGGTTTCCCCGTGCTAGGGGTATGTTTGTGGTTAATTAAGTGCCTTTGTTTAATCTCTGGTCTGGCGTAGTGGATGTGAGCGTACCGGATGAAGACGAAGTCAAAGCACACTTGGATAATAGATGTACATAGCAGTATAGTTGGGATGGTAAAGTAGGCGGTGGTGTTCCATCTGAGGAGTTAATGATTGTTTTGATGATGAAATAGTACTTACAAGGCTACTTTTCTGTTTTTGGTGGGTTCGTTCTCTGTCTGGTAACTATGCTTAATTCGACTTTGTAGCTTACTATACAACTAGTTGGACATCGAACGTCTGCAGCATGGTTCATTGAGGTGGTCAGTTTCACATGAGAATTGTTTCACTTAAGGACTTTGGGCAGAGGCTTATTCCTACGGCAGCAGACGAACTCTGGTAGAATTAGCTGAATTGCTTATCAGTGTACTCATAATGAGTTTTCAGAGAGGTTGAAAGGTTTGATCTTTTTGTTCATCGCAGATTAAGGTGCAGAAGTGGCGAGGAGCTGGTAGATGTCATGAAATCGTTAGCGTCAATTAAAGCTCCGgtacccgatggtatcccgaatgttgccttgaAAGCGGCAATTACCACGAATTCGGGCATGTTCTGAACCAGATGAGATAATCTCCTCGGATGTATGTAAGCGACAGAAATCGGTGCTATTATCTAAGGCGAGGAAACCATCAGATGTTCCGTCGGCATATAGACTATCTATCTGCTACATACGACGAATAAGCTGTTGGACAGGTTGATCCTTAAAAGGCTAGTACCGTGAGGTGCGGGCGACCAGTCTAACAACCAGTTCGAATTCAGGAAATGTATATATACTCTGGATACAATCCAGTATGTCTTTATGTCAGCCAAGGCGGCAGTTTAGCATAAAAGGTAAAATAAAGAGAAGGTAAGAATAGCAAGCAAGTACCGGACCCCTAGtgaaaaaaagctctcagaaTCTGGACACAAATGTACTATTATTGGTGGGTTAGTCAGCTTCAGTTGCCTCCGTAGAATGTCCAAAGCATCCTTATGCGACACATTTTCCCATGCGAATCATGTAACCCCATTCGCACACTGCATTCCGCACTCCACGGTTATCCCACTGCACTCGAGTTGATTTACTTCACGAACAAATCCTTTAATGTTGAGCACAGCGATGAGTCACAAGTATCGTTAGAGTCGTCATCATCTGCCTTTCCAAACCAGCTGGACGACGATGAGGCTTTTTTGGACTTAGCCGAGGAATCCTTCGAACTGGATGATTTCTTTGAAGAGCCAGAGCCCGTGATGAAATTCTCGATAGCGTGTCCAATCATACGCGCATCCACAATCGCACTTCTACCGTCCCACTTCAACTTGCTCAGCGGTGACCGTGACTCCTTCGCCTTTGGCTTTGTCGAATCCCCTGTTTTGGAGTCTGATTTGTCACGCAGCTTGTCTATTGCTTCCTTGGCGAATGATACTGTAGCGTTAGGAGATTTCATGGATTTTCTCCGTGCCATCGGTTGATGTCGTTTGGCAAACCATCCCGGCTCAACGGAAGATTTCTCCTGCTCAGTTGCACTCGAGCTTGACCCAGTCGCTAATTGCTTGATATTGTGATACAGGGAAATGTCAAAACTATTGGATCGATTTTTCTTTAGATTGCTACCGCTTGCTTCTGGAGGGATTTTAGTGATGGATttaaatgatgatgatgattgaggAGTTTGAGGGGTTGGATAGTCTTTATCACCACATCTATTTATTTCAGTTGCCGAAGAAGCTAGGGACGATAGAAGAGATATTAGGTCAGTATTTGTACAGACTATTCCCGATATGGTGGTTTTTGGTGACGCGCTAATTTGTTTCGATAATGACGCTGTTGCTGGTGTTAGCGGGGCAGACGGCGAAATAGGCATTTCGGACGCGCGTCTGAACGACTGAATTGGCGGCAACGTCGTACCCACAAAATCCGAATAACGCCTATTCGTGTAACGCATCGGTGAACTAGAACCAGCACCAGCTTCATCCAGTGTTTGAACTTCACATACTTTCTCATTGCTCGTATTCCATAACTTCATACGCGCCTTTCTAGCTTGTACTATATCATCCATTATATCTAATTGTAAATTGTGTATACTACCTCTATGATCTGTTGACGGTGGTGGGCCAGTTTTGCTTTCCCGACGAGAACTTGCTGCGGATCTGTCGAAAAAGACAAATTTGTGAATTATCATACTATAATGTTCATCGTCTGTAATAGAGCATGTATAGATCACTTTAATAGCTAGATGTTTATCAGCCTCGATGCCTTGTATTCTTTGAAATCTTACCTCTGTCCAGCAGGAAGCGCAGCAATCGACTCCCGTCGGTTGCGGCCGAAAAGTGTCGGTGGGACCTTGCTGATTGTGACGACAGAATGTCTCCGTCCGCCCGGTTGCGGTGCAGGTGAACTGTACAAGGTGGCCAGGAACGCCTGTTCGCGGGGCGATGGACCGGAGCCCTCTCCACCACGCTCCGAGAGGCGTCGCACTTGGCTGGCCGTGATACCGCTGGTGCATGGCGGTGTTGGCAGGGAATGTTTGCGGGTTTCACGGGGATCACGCCATGGCGAGAGGAGATATGGGTTTTCGGGTGAGTCGATATCTAAACTTTGCCGCGGCGACGAGGTGTGACTTATTTCCTCTTCTTTCTCGCAGTTTTCTGATTCTTCCACCACAATCAACGGCTCCTGGTTACTGGTACTAGGCGCATGCGAAGATCGGCGTAATCTGAAGAAagaatctatgaaaaaaaaaataaaaacatgaaacATAGCGTTGGCGTTGCAGGAAAAGAAAACATAGGAAAATATGCTTTTTAACCGAAAAGAATACGAAGTGAAATTCTGAATCCACTAAATTTTAGCGCACCTAGTTGCAAAGCCAAATGACAGTATCAAtaaaattatacaaaataaCACTAAtggcagtgccggatttgggcctCGGGGGACCCGGATCAGATTTCTTTAAGGGACCCTTTTTACAAAACAAGCCGAAAACGCCTAGCATTGAAAAGTTTAGTTTTatgaaaatctctgaaaacttcaGCAAATTGTAATATTACTCGAATTCGACCACACACATCACTTCGTGAATTTTACGTACATAAATAATCTGTAGCAAATACTTGAAAAGACTTACATAATAGATTATTAATTTGAATTAATAGTGAATCGCCCTCAATCGCAGTGTTATGCATGCAAGCGGGCAGCAGCAGCAAAGACGAGCAATGCGCGTACAAGGATTAGTGGGTCCTAGAAGCAGTAAGAGGCGTTTTCTGGTTGGCGTATCAACATCGCTACTAAGATACGGTGCGCTAGCTGGGGCACGACGCTACTGACCAAGCTGAATCGGGAGAAGTTAAACATCGCGTTCCGACTCATCACCAAGCGAATGGTGTGCGTGTACAGgactatatcgtcggaggcgACATGCGTAATCGCTGAAATGATCCCGATCTGCATCATCCTGTCCGAAGACATCGATTGCTATCAGCAAAGGCAGGCGAGAAAGTTGGCAAGAATTCGTTCGCTGGCATagtggcagcaagaatgggatgcctCCGAGAAAGGAAGGTGTACCCTCATGCTCATCCCGAATCTATCAGCCTGGGTGAACAGGGAGcacggagaagtgaacttccacctgtcACAGTTCctaggtcacggctgcttcaagcagTATCTGTATCGATGTTGTCCTGTGTGTATGGAGATTGAAGAAACGCCAGAACATGTTGATACGACTGCCCGAGATTCAACATAGTACGAAACACGGCGGCGGCTGCTTTTTTGGGTACTTCGGCGTAGAAGGTGTGGTACACGAATTGATAAGCGATCCCGACCTTTGGAATATGATGACCAACATGGTAGTGCAAATAATGTCTGCCTTACAACGCAACTGGCGAGCAAAGCAGCGAAACGAGACGCAGGGAGCAGCGCTAGATCTCGGGTTGCTGGGGCGCTGTTAAACCGGAAGTCAATATCCCACCGAAATCGGCACTCGACAAGTCAGTCTGTTTATGAGAGGAGACCATCGGGCGAGATCAGAGTAGGCTTAATCAGAGTAGGGTAAATGTTAGATTGTGAGAAGTCTAACGATCACCAtcctaaatgcggcctacaaagtattatcctagATCATCTTTCGTGGTCTGTcatctgtagtaaacgagttcgtgagaagttctcaagccggtttcgttgacggccgattgaCAACGGACTAGATTTTTATTATATGGCAAATCctgcaaaaaatccaaaaagatttcAGGCGAACTAGTTCGTTTGAATTTATCCGGGGCTACGACAAGATGAtaaactttcgtgcctgttgttcaatatcgtTAGAATGCGTTATGCGGCGAACCGAgtttaacagccggggtacgattttcacgagatccactCAATATGTTTGCTTCAccgatgatatggacattgtcggccgaacattcaAAATGGTGGCGGAGCTGTACACCCGCCTCCAACAGGATGCAGCAAAAGTAGGACTGTTGGTGAATGCGTCCACAAAGTAGGTGGAGCCGAGCGCTACAGAGCTCGCTTAGGTGGAATAGACGATAGACGGGATATTTTCGAGGTGGCCGACaattcgtctaccttggatccttgctaacggctgataataacgttaagctaggtatgctcTTTCGCtcgagaaaagtaaaaatttctgcccaagaaattgtcaagaaattttctaaaatgagctccatttgaattgacatttcttttcaactgcgtacggcgatcaaagaaaaatgcttttcttgagcatttcttgcaagaaatttcccacgcattgagataggcgattacttttctgttgaagttcgctttagccgtgaaatacggaggcgcatcatcggTGAAAGTCGGGCTTACtacaccaaatgtaccatgtacaagacggtTAAAAGAttggtagtcctctacgggcatgaaacgtggacgatgctcaagGAGGAAGCTCCTGCAAGCAAGGACGATTTTTGGTAGTGTGCAGGAAAATTGTGTGTGGCGGtgaaggatgaatcacgagccAGATAAATCGAGTTTTGATCCCAGATTtcaatggaagaatttttggaaaatgagAAGATCAACACAACACTTTTATAAGCTTCAACGttataggggaagacggggtaagaccgcccgcctaagcaatttaattcatatgtcaaaatcaagaattaataaatcctttttcgacgcagcatgccgttttttgaagctttaggcatgatcaaaaaatatcacaggtgttgtatttgtaaaaaatatttatttcctgacgcttgaaaaagtgatgtcttatcagGATTATTTTCAGcaacggggtaaaaccgcccacccacggggtaaaagcgaccaccatGATTTTCGTACATAATATTGCGAAAAAATGTATCAGTTCGCTATGATTCTCAAAAGTATAATCTTTTATGAATTCTGCATTGATTAACGGGGATATCGGAAAAAAATAGGGTTAATTAATTAGAAAAACTTAGATATATACTTATTTCCACCATGAGACACCCAAATTTAGGAAAAATATGTGGATTTGGCTTGTATTTATAACaatattgatttcattttacttgaaaagTAATGTAAAACGTAGTTACAGCTTTTAAAATGATTTAGACATTTTATgtggtataaattaggggtggcggtcttaccccatcaacagtggtcggttttaccccgcttgcgcaattttcacaactatgaCCTCATTTCAAAGCCAAATATTTACAATTCCTAAttcacttcactgaagcatatttcacatttctgttgatgcatggacgggtaatttgttatgatttcataaaaaaaaatcctttccgaaatgcttaagtgagcatctgttaaatttagatcaaattcaatttcgacgagcagaaactttgtttttgatatttgttatgaaaaatttaatgtaaacatcatccaaaatggttcggaatgtcaaaaatcttgtgtttatggaaagtgcttggtgaacttttaagaaaaccgccattttcatgccaaactgaaggtggtccgtcttaccccggcgggcgctcttaccccgtcttcccctacaggAGGGAAGAGGTATGAAGACTCTCAATTGTTGCATGACACAATTAATGAATGCACGCCCCCCAACGAGCAATTATCCTTACCCATTTTGATTCCGTCCGCGGTGTCGATTTAACACCGCTTATTCAACACCTTCTCGATACTCTCGATTTCGTTGTGTGCACTCCACGTTTTCTTTTTTGTCTCACCAGTGTTCAGGAATTGTCCGAGTTTGCCTCGTCTTAGTATATGGGCTTACAGAAATTTGGCATGCACTGAATTGTTAGCAGTTGTGTATGCGATTAAATGTTCCAGAGGTTTTTCACCAGTTGAATATAAAACTTGTAAACCAACTATGCATTTGCACACAAAGAAATGTATCCAGctgaaagaagaaagaaaaaatgaaataattagCGGAAATTTGTAATTATAGGGTTGTgtaatacgttatattgtaatGCAAGTAAATAGGGTTTAACGAAGGACGCGTATTTTGACTGTCTTGATTAGCAGCTCAggggggccagatagccgtaacggtaaacgcgcagctattcagcaagaccaagctgagggtcgtgggttcgaatcacaccggtcgaggattttttcgggttggaaattttctcggcttCCCGGGGCATAGAGTTTCTTCGTACATGCCTAacgaaatacgcatgcaaaaatggtcattggcatagtaactCTCAGTTAACGCCTCAACCGGCAGTttcattttcgatatttttgcaccatttttttctcaagttctcaaaaaactcttctagttttaggatctgagtcgatattgatcattggtcatctggttttcaagatattccataattccttaggggaccgacgcgtaaccaGAACCCcgcgttaatttctcaggctgcAGAATTTTAaccgtattcggatattcactcttcggaacaattcattcgtctttgagtaatgagcatttaggtttctggtaccacgctgacCAAAtagagatcttgaaaacttcaaaaaacatcgtaTCAAAAATTTTcggatatctccaagaatttttaattgatttgtatgattttttcacagTAGCTCCCTATTACCTGACATCatatacactgataggcaaaataatgtgcccacctcaccagttttcgaatttctctcattgatttggttcaaattaaagttaacacacttaaatctttttttaatttttatttttgatattcttttgaagttgcacttacgaaaatttgataaaaaaagagttttacttGAAGAAAAAgacattattccgtcgattttcacgaggcttcctactccattccatgaaaaacacccccagaccatcacatttcctcctccatgattcaccgttccttggatgtgacgctctgcaccacacacgagcccgccgctttcggttaaacagctcgagcttcaggagtgcttagggtgcggcttatttttcaaaagttcttaaaaccaaaaattcgtgtgctctactgaattcaaatcacattaaaagagaaacctcaaaatctgagccaaaaatattaacatatagaggtggcgcaagcgtcttgaagtagaattttcaggttataaaaaatgacaagtttgtaaaaactttgttgaacaccaaatttgtctaaaatcaaaacaagttttagttaaaagtaatttattccaaatttttcctcattttactcaaaatttcaactctatttgaccataacttcatgattactcaaccgattccaaatcttttcacatgtttttgaagctaatttaattgttttcaaacctttcatatatcacatttcacaaaaaaaaaatgtcttgaccaagttattcagcaaaaactgcacaaaaacattattttttaacgaaaaatgctagttttgtcaaatctttgatagttaaatattgtctcttaagctgaaactgatttttatcatttgttaaacctttgggatggactttgcaacaatttttaaataattttgaaacaaaattatgtttgcatatgttaaaaagtatatgcactattcaactcgtaattaaggcaagatgctttacatatttaagttttatagaaaaaatgctattttcggcaaaaaaaaacttaaataatccaaagaaatttgattttttcattgaaaaatcatgtttttaggtagtttttgttgaatacctaagtcaaaaatattttttagaagaaaatgttgtatgtacagtttgaaaacaaataaatttgcttaAAAAGTATGTTAAAAGATTttgaatcgattgagttttaatgaagttgtggtcaaacaaaaatgatttttttagcaaaatgaggaaaaatttggataaaagtatttttaactaagacaagGTTTGATTTTAGCCAAATTCGATGTTCtaaaaatttttcataaatttaatttgaaagaaaatggtgctaaaagttctgaaatcggttgaaaaataacaaaggtatgtttacttaactgcaggtcattttttataacttgaaaattcgaaaattcaccttcaacacgcttgcgccacctataaatgttaatatttttggctcagattttgaggtttctcttttaatgtgatttgaattcagtagagtacaagaatttttggttttgagaacttttgaaaaataagctgcACCCTACGCtgcatccaaggaacggtgacgcatggaggtgtgatgtgatgaaatgtgatggtctgggggtgtttttcatggagtggagtaggaagcctcgtgaaaatcgacggaataatgacggcagattcctacatcaacatcttgcgggaaaatctggaggtttcgctgatccagacgggccttaaagagaaattcatgtttctctagaacaacgacccgaagcatactgccaagaagacc is a genomic window containing:
- the LOC5575288 gene encoding uncharacterized protein LOC5575288 isoform X2, which gives rise to MDSFFRLRRSSHAPSTSNQEPLIVVEESENCEKEEEISHTSSPRQSLDIDSPENPYLLSPWRDPRETRKHSLPTPPCTSGITASQVRRLSERGGEGSGPSPREQAFLATLYSSPAPQPGGRRHSVVTISKVPPTLFGRNRRESIAALPAGQRSAASSRRESKTGPPPSTDHRGSIHNLQLDIMDDIVQARKARMKLWNTSNEKVCEVQTLDEAGAGSSSPMRYTNRRYSDFVGTTLPPIQSFRRASEMPISPSAPLTPATASLSKQISASPKTTISGIVCTNTDLISLLSSLASSATEINRCGDKDYPTPQTPQSSSSFKSITKIPPEASGSNLKKNRSNSFDISLYHNIKQLATGSSSSATEQEKSSVEPGWFAKRHQPMARRKSMKSPNATVSFAKEAIDKLRDKSDSKTGDSTKPKAKESRSPLSKLKWDGRSAIVDARMIGHAIENFITGSGSSKKSSSSKDSSAKSKKASSSSSWFGKADDDDSNDTCDSSLCSTLKDLFVK
- the LOC5575288 gene encoding uncharacterized protein LOC5575288 isoform X1, whose protein sequence is MFHVFIFFFIDSFFRLRRSSHAPSTSNQEPLIVVEESENCEKEEEISHTSSPRQSLDIDSPENPYLLSPWRDPRETRKHSLPTPPCTSGITASQVRRLSERGGEGSGPSPREQAFLATLYSSPAPQPGGRRHSVVTISKVPPTLFGRNRRESIAALPAGQRSAASSRRESKTGPPPSTDHRGSIHNLQLDIMDDIVQARKARMKLWNTSNEKVCEVQTLDEAGAGSSSPMRYTNRRYSDFVGTTLPPIQSFRRASEMPISPSAPLTPATASLSKQISASPKTTISGIVCTNTDLISLLSSLASSATEINRCGDKDYPTPQTPQSSSSFKSITKIPPEASGSNLKKNRSNSFDISLYHNIKQLATGSSSSATEQEKSSVEPGWFAKRHQPMARRKSMKSPNATVSFAKEAIDKLRDKSDSKTGDSTKPKAKESRSPLSKLKWDGRSAIVDARMIGHAIENFITGSGSSKKSSSSKDSSAKSKKASSSSSWFGKADDDDSNDTCDSSLCSTLKDLFVK